A single Bufo bufo chromosome 6, aBufBuf1.1, whole genome shotgun sequence DNA region contains:
- the LOC121004457 gene encoding oocyte zinc finger protein XlCOF6-like isoform X3, whose amino-acid sequence MMEDHWPLTSPVRSSKMTTPERCPSPLLPQDGSEEHHNVPRDDDQLVNPGKDLNIIYVTETHVRGDKQIREDIRTDIRPDDCDRSSEEHLVSLHFKADDHFVTQDTYEKHAFITNVPSDIHSKNLSSDAMKHVEEKPFSCSECGKCFTLKKTLVAHQRIHTGEKPYSCSECERCFTWKSDFIRHKRNHTGEKPFSCSYCGKCFKQKSDLVMHQRYHTGSMLFACTECNKCFNQKSDLVRHQRIHTGVKPFSCPECGKCFTQKSSLDYHQRAHIGDKPFSCSECGKCFTLKSILRKHEKCHMGDKTFSCSECGKNYSSKSALLIHQRIHTGEKLFSCSECGNCFTLKSNLLKHERRHTGDKPFSCPECGKCFTRKSSLDYHQRSHTGEKPFSCSECGKSFTLKSILLQHERRHTGDKPFSCSQCGKNYSSKSALLIHQRIHTGEKLFSCSECGKCFTLKSNLLKHERRHTGDKPFSCSECGKNYSSKSALLIHQRIHTGEKPFSCLECGKCFNKKSNLVTHKTIHTGEKPFSCSECGKCFNRKLHLIAHHRIHTGEKPYSCSECGKCFTWKSYFVRHQMIHTGEKPYSCSECRKCFTQKSALVMHQRTHTGEKPFSCLECGKCFICKSDFVRHQKSHTGEKPYSCSECRKSFTQKSALVTHQRTHTGEKPFSCLECGKCFTTKSAFVRHQRSHTGEKPFSCLECGKCFTSKSNLVTHQIIHTGEKPYSCSECGKCFNRKSNLVAHQIIHTGEKPYSCS is encoded by the exons cttgtgaatccgggTAAAGATCTGAACATTATATATGTTACAGAGACCCATGTGAGGGGTGATAAGCAGATTAGAGAGGATATTCGTACAGATATCCGCCCAG ATGACTGTGACAGGAGCTCAGAAGAACATCTGGTGTCTTTACATTTTAAAGCAGATGATCATTTTGTCACACAAGATACCTATGAAAAACATGCCTTTATTACAAATGTACCCTCtgacattcacagcaaaaatcTATCATCTGATGCTATGAAACATGTggaggagaagccattttcatgttcagaatgtgggaaatgttttactttaaaaaaaactcttgTTGCGCACCAGAGAatacacacaggagagaagccatattcatgttcggaATGTGAGAGATGTTTTACTTGGAAATCAGATTTCATTAGGCATAAGAGAAatcatacaggggagaagcctTTTTCATGTTCATATTGCGGGAAATGTTTTAaacagaaatcagatcttgttatgcATCAGAGATACCACACTGGGTCGATGCTATTTGCATGTACAGAATGTAATAAATGTTTCaaccagaaatcagatcttgttagacatcagagaattcacacaggggtgaagccattttcatgcccagaatgtgggaaatgttttactcaaaAATCCAGTCTTGATTACCATCAGAGAGCTCACATAGGAgataagccattttcatgttcagaatgcgggaaGTGTTTTACGTTGAAATCAATTCTTCGTAAACATGAGAAATGTCACATGGGAGACAAGACGTtttcatgttcggaatgtgggaaaaattatagTTCTAAATCAGCTCTTCTCattcatcagagaattcacacaggggagaagctattttcatgttcagaatgtgggaattgTTTTACGTTGAAATCAAATCTTCTTAAACATGAGAGACGTCACACGGGGGACAAGCCATTTTCAtgcccagaatgtgggaaatgttttactcgaAAATCAAGTCTTGATTACCATCAGAgatctcacacaggagagaagccattttcatgttcggaatgtgggaAGTCTTTTACATTGAAATCAATTCTTCTTCAACATGAGAGACGTCACACGGGGGAcaagccgttttcatgttcacaatgtgggaaaaattatagTTCTAAATCAGCTCTTCTCattcatcagagaattcacacaggggagaagctattttcatgttcagaatgtgggaagtgttttacatTAAAATCAAATCTTCTTAAACATGAGAGACGTCACACGGGGGAcaagccgttttcatgttcagaatgtgggaaaaattatagTTCTAAATCAGCTCTTCTTattcatcagagaattcacacaggggagaagccattttcatgtttagaatgtgggaaatgttttaacaagaaatcaaatcttgttacacataagacaattcacacaggggagaagccgttctcatgttcagaatgtgggaaatgttttaacaggAAATTACATCTCATTGCACAtcacagaattcacacaggagagaagccatattcatgttcagaatgtgggaaatgttttacttggaAATCATATTTTGTTAGACATCAGatgattcacacaggggagaagccatattcatgttctgaatgtaggAAATGTTTTACCCAGAAGTCAGCACTTGTTATGcatcaaagaactcacacaggggagaagccattttcatgtttagaatgtgggaaatgttttatttgcAAATCAGATTTTGTTAGACATCagaagagtcacacaggggagaagccatattcatgttctgaatgtaggAAAAGTTTTACACAGAAGTCAGCGCTTGTTACGcatcaaagaactcacacaggggagaagccattttcatgtttagaatgtgggaaatgttttactacaaaatcagcttttgttagacatcagagaagtcacacaggggagaagccattttcatgtttagaatgtgggaaatgttttacttcgaaatcaaatcttgttacacatcagataattcacacaggagagaagccatattcgtgttcagaatgtgggaaatgttttaacaggaaatcaaatcttgttgcacatcagataattcacacaggggagaagccatattcatgttcttaA
- the LOC121004457 gene encoding oocyte zinc finger protein XlCOF6-like isoform X4 gives MMEDHWPLTSPVRSSKITTPERCPSPLLPQDGSEEHHNVPQDDQLVNPGKDLNIIYVTETHVRGDKQIREDIRTDIRPDDCDRSSEEHLVSLHFKADDHFVTQDTYEKHAFITNVPSDIHSKNLSSDAMKHVEEKPFSCSECGKCFTLKKTLVAHQRIHTGEKPYSCSECERCFTWKSDFIRHKRNHTGEKPFSCSYCGKCFKQKSDLVMHQRYHTGSMLFACTECNKCFNQKSDLVRHQRIHTGVKPFSCPECGKCFTQKSSLDYHQRAHIGDKPFSCSECGKCFTLKSILRKHEKCHMGDKTFSCSECGKNYSSKSALLIHQRIHTGEKLFSCSECGNCFTLKSNLLKHERRHTGDKPFSCPECGKCFTRKSSLDYHQRSHTGEKPFSCSECGKSFTLKSILLQHERRHTGDKPFSCSQCGKNYSSKSALLIHQRIHTGEKLFSCSECGKCFTLKSNLLKHERRHTGDKPFSCSECGKNYSSKSALLIHQRIHTGEKPFSCLECGKCFNKKSNLVTHKTIHTGEKPFSCSECGKCFNRKLHLIAHHRIHTGEKPYSCSECGKCFTWKSYFVRHQMIHTGEKPYSCSECRKCFTQKSALVMHQRTHTGEKPFSCLECGKCFICKSDFVRHQKSHTGEKPYSCSECRKSFTQKSALVTHQRTHTGEKPFSCLECGKCFTTKSAFVRHQRSHTGEKPFSCLECGKCFTSKSNLVTHQIIHTGEKPYSCSECGKCFNRKSNLVAHQIIHTGEKPYSCS, from the exons atgatggaggatcactggCCTCttacatcaccag ttagATCCAGTAAGATAACaacaccggagagatgtcccagtcctcttcttccacaggatggttcagaagaacatcacaatgtcccacaggatgatcag cttgtgaatccgggTAAAGATCTGAACATTATATATGTTACAGAGACCCATGTGAGGGGTGATAAGCAGATTAGAGAGGATATTCGTACAGATATCCGCCCAG ATGACTGTGACAGGAGCTCAGAAGAACATCTGGTGTCTTTACATTTTAAAGCAGATGATCATTTTGTCACACAAGATACCTATGAAAAACATGCCTTTATTACAAATGTACCCTCtgacattcacagcaaaaatcTATCATCTGATGCTATGAAACATGTggaggagaagccattttcatgttcagaatgtgggaaatgttttactttaaaaaaaactcttgTTGCGCACCAGAGAatacacacaggagagaagccatattcatgttcggaATGTGAGAGATGTTTTACTTGGAAATCAGATTTCATTAGGCATAAGAGAAatcatacaggggagaagcctTTTTCATGTTCATATTGCGGGAAATGTTTTAaacagaaatcagatcttgttatgcATCAGAGATACCACACTGGGTCGATGCTATTTGCATGTACAGAATGTAATAAATGTTTCaaccagaaatcagatcttgttagacatcagagaattcacacaggggtgaagccattttcatgcccagaatgtgggaaatgttttactcaaaAATCCAGTCTTGATTACCATCAGAGAGCTCACATAGGAgataagccattttcatgttcagaatgcgggaaGTGTTTTACGTTGAAATCAATTCTTCGTAAACATGAGAAATGTCACATGGGAGACAAGACGTtttcatgttcggaatgtgggaaaaattatagTTCTAAATCAGCTCTTCTCattcatcagagaattcacacaggggagaagctattttcatgttcagaatgtgggaattgTTTTACGTTGAAATCAAATCTTCTTAAACATGAGAGACGTCACACGGGGGACAAGCCATTTTCAtgcccagaatgtgggaaatgttttactcgaAAATCAAGTCTTGATTACCATCAGAgatctcacacaggagagaagccattttcatgttcggaatgtgggaAGTCTTTTACATTGAAATCAATTCTTCTTCAACATGAGAGACGTCACACGGGGGAcaagccgttttcatgttcacaatgtgggaaaaattatagTTCTAAATCAGCTCTTCTCattcatcagagaattcacacaggggagaagctattttcatgttcagaatgtgggaagtgttttacatTAAAATCAAATCTTCTTAAACATGAGAGACGTCACACGGGGGAcaagccgttttcatgttcagaatgtgggaaaaattatagTTCTAAATCAGCTCTTCTTattcatcagagaattcacacaggggagaagccattttcatgtttagaatgtgggaaatgttttaacaagaaatcaaatcttgttacacataagacaattcacacaggggagaagccgttctcatgttcagaatgtgggaaatgttttaacaggAAATTACATCTCATTGCACAtcacagaattcacacaggagagaagccatattcatgttcagaatgtgggaaatgttttacttggaAATCATATTTTGTTAGACATCAGatgattcacacaggggagaagccatattcatgttctgaatgtaggAAATGTTTTACCCAGAAGTCAGCACTTGTTATGcatcaaagaactcacacaggggagaagccattttcatgtttagaatgtgggaaatgttttatttgcAAATCAGATTTTGTTAGACATCagaagagtcacacaggggagaagccatattcatgttctgaatgtaggAAAAGTTTTACACAGAAGTCAGCGCTTGTTACGcatcaaagaactcacacaggggagaagccattttcatgtttagaatgtgggaaatgttttactacaaaatcagcttttgttagacatcagagaagtcacacaggggagaagccattttcatgtttagaatgtgggaaatgttttacttcgaaatcaaatcttgttacacatcagataattcacacaggagagaagccatattcgtgttcagaatgtgggaaatgttttaacaggaaatcaaatcttgttgcacatcagataattcacacaggggagaagccatattcatgttcttaA
- the LOC121004457 gene encoding oocyte zinc finger protein XlCOF6-like isoform X2, producing the protein MEEWEYLEGHKDLYKEVIMEDHRPLTSPVRSSKMTTPERCPSPLLPQDGSEEHHNVPRDDDQLVNPGKDLNIIYVTETHVRGDKQIREDIRTDIRPDDCDRSSEEHLVSLHFKADDHFVTQDTYEKHAFITNVPSDIHSKNLSSDAMKHVEEKPFSCSECGKCFTLKKTLVAHQRIHTGEKPYSCSECERCFTWKSDFIRHKRNHTGEKPFSCSYCGKCFKQKSDLVMHQRYHTGSMLFACTECNKCFNQKSDLVRHQRIHTGVKPFSCPECGKCFTQKSSLDYHQRAHIGDKPFSCSECGKCFTLKSILRKHEKCHMGDKTFSCSECGKNYSSKSALLIHQRIHTGEKLFSCSECGNCFTLKSNLLKHERRHTGDKPFSCPECGKCFTRKSSLDYHQRSHTGEKPFSCSECGKSFTLKSILLQHERRHTGDKPFSCSQCGKNYSSKSALLIHQRIHTGEKLFSCSECGKCFTLKSNLLKHERRHTGDKPFSCSECGKNYSSKSALLIHQRIHTGEKPFSCLECGKCFNKKSNLVTHKTIHTGEKPFSCSECGKCFNRKLHLIAHHRIHTGEKPYSCSECGKCFTWKSYFVRHQMIHTGEKPYSCSECRKCFTQKSALVMHQRTHTGEKPFSCLECGKCFICKSDFVRHQKSHTGEKPYSCSECRKSFTQKSALVTHQRTHTGEKPFSCLECGKCFTTKSAFVRHQRSHTGEKPFSCLECGKCFTSKSNLVTHQIIHTGEKPYSCSECGKCFNRKSNLVAHQIIHTGEKPYSCS; encoded by the exons cttgtgaatccgggTAAAGATCTGAACATTATATATGTTACAGAGACCCATGTGAGGGGTGATAAGCAGATTAGAGAGGATATTCGTACAGATATCCGCCCAG ATGACTGTGACAGGAGCTCAGAAGAACATCTGGTGTCTTTACATTTTAAAGCAGATGATCATTTTGTCACACAAGATACCTATGAAAAACATGCCTTTATTACAAATGTACCCTCtgacattcacagcaaaaatcTATCATCTGATGCTATGAAACATGTggaggagaagccattttcatgttcagaatgtgggaaatgttttactttaaaaaaaactcttgTTGCGCACCAGAGAatacacacaggagagaagccatattcatgttcggaATGTGAGAGATGTTTTACTTGGAAATCAGATTTCATTAGGCATAAGAGAAatcatacaggggagaagcctTTTTCATGTTCATATTGCGGGAAATGTTTTAaacagaaatcagatcttgttatgcATCAGAGATACCACACTGGGTCGATGCTATTTGCATGTACAGAATGTAATAAATGTTTCaaccagaaatcagatcttgttagacatcagagaattcacacaggggtgaagccattttcatgcccagaatgtgggaaatgttttactcaaaAATCCAGTCTTGATTACCATCAGAGAGCTCACATAGGAgataagccattttcatgttcagaatgcgggaaGTGTTTTACGTTGAAATCAATTCTTCGTAAACATGAGAAATGTCACATGGGAGACAAGACGTtttcatgttcggaatgtgggaaaaattatagTTCTAAATCAGCTCTTCTCattcatcagagaattcacacaggggagaagctattttcatgttcagaatgtgggaattgTTTTACGTTGAAATCAAATCTTCTTAAACATGAGAGACGTCACACGGGGGACAAGCCATTTTCAtgcccagaatgtgggaaatgttttactcgaAAATCAAGTCTTGATTACCATCAGAgatctcacacaggagagaagccattttcatgttcggaatgtgggaAGTCTTTTACATTGAAATCAATTCTTCTTCAACATGAGAGACGTCACACGGGGGAcaagccgttttcatgttcacaatgtgggaaaaattatagTTCTAAATCAGCTCTTCTCattcatcagagaattcacacaggggagaagctattttcatgttcagaatgtgggaagtgttttacatTAAAATCAAATCTTCTTAAACATGAGAGACGTCACACGGGGGAcaagccgttttcatgttcagaatgtgggaaaaattatagTTCTAAATCAGCTCTTCTTattcatcagagaattcacacaggggagaagccattttcatgtttagaatgtgggaaatgttttaacaagaaatcaaatcttgttacacataagacaattcacacaggggagaagccgttctcatgttcagaatgtgggaaatgttttaacaggAAATTACATCTCATTGCACAtcacagaattcacacaggagagaagccatattcatgttcagaatgtgggaaatgttttacttggaAATCATATTTTGTTAGACATCAGatgattcacacaggggagaagccatattcatgttctgaatgtaggAAATGTTTTACCCAGAAGTCAGCACTTGTTATGcatcaaagaactcacacaggggagaagccattttcatgtttagaatgtgggaaatgttttatttgcAAATCAGATTTTGTTAGACATCagaagagtcacacaggggagaagccatattcatgttctgaatgtaggAAAAGTTTTACACAGAAGTCAGCGCTTGTTACGcatcaaagaactcacacaggggagaagccattttcatgtttagaatgtgggaaatgttttactacaaaatcagcttttgttagacatcagagaagtcacacaggggagaagccattttcatgtttagaatgtgggaaatgttttacttcgaaatcaaatcttgttacacatcagataattcacacaggagagaagccatattcgtgttcagaatgtgggaaatgttttaacaggaaatcaaatcttgttgcacatcagataattcacacaggggagaagccatattcatgttcttaA
- the LOC121004457 gene encoding oocyte zinc finger protein XlCOF6-like isoform X5 — protein sequence MMEDQRPFTSPVRSSKMTTLKRCPSPLLSQDGSEEHYNVPQDDQLVNPGKDLNIIYVTETHVRGDKQIREDIRTDIRPDDCDRSSEEHLVSLHFKADDHFVTQDTYEKHAFITNVPSDIHSKNLSSDAMKHVEEKPFSCSECGKCFTLKKTLVAHQRIHTGEKPYSCSECERCFTWKSDFIRHKRNHTGEKPFSCSYCGKCFKQKSDLVMHQRYHTGSMLFACTECNKCFNQKSDLVRHQRIHTGVKPFSCPECGKCFTQKSSLDYHQRAHIGDKPFSCSECGKCFTLKSILRKHEKCHMGDKTFSCSECGKNYSSKSALLIHQRIHTGEKLFSCSECGNCFTLKSNLLKHERRHTGDKPFSCPECGKCFTRKSSLDYHQRSHTGEKPFSCSECGKSFTLKSILLQHERRHTGDKPFSCSQCGKNYSSKSALLIHQRIHTGEKLFSCSECGKCFTLKSNLLKHERRHTGDKPFSCSECGKNYSSKSALLIHQRIHTGEKPFSCLECGKCFNKKSNLVTHKTIHTGEKPFSCSECGKCFNRKLHLIAHHRIHTGEKPYSCSECGKCFTWKSYFVRHQMIHTGEKPYSCSECRKCFTQKSALVMHQRTHTGEKPFSCLECGKCFICKSDFVRHQKSHTGEKPYSCSECRKSFTQKSALVTHQRTHTGEKPFSCLECGKCFTTKSAFVRHQRSHTGEKPFSCLECGKCFTSKSNLVTHQIIHTGEKPYSCSECGKCFNRKSNLVAHQIIHTGEKPYSCS from the exons cttgtgaatccgggTAAAGATCTGAACATTATATATGTTACAGAGACCCATGTGAGGGGTGATAAGCAGATTAGAGAGGATATTCGTACAGATATCCGCCCAG ATGACTGTGACAGGAGCTCAGAAGAACATCTGGTGTCTTTACATTTTAAAGCAGATGATCATTTTGTCACACAAGATACCTATGAAAAACATGCCTTTATTACAAATGTACCCTCtgacattcacagcaaaaatcTATCATCTGATGCTATGAAACATGTggaggagaagccattttcatgttcagaatgtgggaaatgttttactttaaaaaaaactcttgTTGCGCACCAGAGAatacacacaggagagaagccatattcatgttcggaATGTGAGAGATGTTTTACTTGGAAATCAGATTTCATTAGGCATAAGAGAAatcatacaggggagaagcctTTTTCATGTTCATATTGCGGGAAATGTTTTAaacagaaatcagatcttgttatgcATCAGAGATACCACACTGGGTCGATGCTATTTGCATGTACAGAATGTAATAAATGTTTCaaccagaaatcagatcttgttagacatcagagaattcacacaggggtgaagccattttcatgcccagaatgtgggaaatgttttactcaaaAATCCAGTCTTGATTACCATCAGAGAGCTCACATAGGAgataagccattttcatgttcagaatgcgggaaGTGTTTTACGTTGAAATCAATTCTTCGTAAACATGAGAAATGTCACATGGGAGACAAGACGTtttcatgttcggaatgtgggaaaaattatagTTCTAAATCAGCTCTTCTCattcatcagagaattcacacaggggagaagctattttcatgttcagaatgtgggaattgTTTTACGTTGAAATCAAATCTTCTTAAACATGAGAGACGTCACACGGGGGACAAGCCATTTTCAtgcccagaatgtgggaaatgttttactcgaAAATCAAGTCTTGATTACCATCAGAgatctcacacaggagagaagccattttcatgttcggaatgtgggaAGTCTTTTACATTGAAATCAATTCTTCTTCAACATGAGAGACGTCACACGGGGGAcaagccgttttcatgttcacaatgtgggaaaaattatagTTCTAAATCAGCTCTTCTCattcatcagagaattcacacaggggagaagctattttcatgttcagaatgtgggaagtgttttacatTAAAATCAAATCTTCTTAAACATGAGAGACGTCACACGGGGGAcaagccgttttcatgttcagaatgtgggaaaaattatagTTCTAAATCAGCTCTTCTTattcatcagagaattcacacaggggagaagccattttcatgtttagaatgtgggaaatgttttaacaagaaatcaaatcttgttacacataagacaattcacacaggggagaagccgttctcatgttcagaatgtgggaaatgttttaacaggAAATTACATCTCATTGCACAtcacagaattcacacaggagagaagccatattcatgttcagaatgtgggaaatgttttacttggaAATCATATTTTGTTAGACATCAGatgattcacacaggggagaagccatattcatgttctgaatgtaggAAATGTTTTACCCAGAAGTCAGCACTTGTTATGcatcaaagaactcacacaggggagaagccattttcatgtttagaatgtgggaaatgttttatttgcAAATCAGATTTTGTTAGACATCagaagagtcacacaggggagaagccatattcatgttctgaatgtaggAAAAGTTTTACACAGAAGTCAGCGCTTGTTACGcatcaaagaactcacacaggggagaagccattttcatgtttagaatgtgggaaatgttttactacaaaatcagcttttgttagacatcagagaagtcacacaggggagaagccattttcatgtttagaatgtgggaaatgttttacttcgaaatcaaatcttgttacacatcagataattcacacaggagagaagccatattcgtgttcagaatgtgggaaatgttttaacaggaaatcaaatcttgttgcacatcagataattcacacaggggagaagccatattcatgttcttaA